From Parasteatoda tepidariorum isolate YZ-2023 chromosome 1, CAS_Ptep_4.0, whole genome shotgun sequence, one genomic window encodes:
- the LOC107455788 gene encoding calumenin-A, translating to MKARKMLFLIFTVVLSFCTAVPHPESGKRVVDKPLSNQEHYGDNEVHNKEYDHEAFLGEEEARKFEQLTPEESKERLGKIVDKIDKDKDSFVSESELKEWIKYTQMKYIMEDVDRQWDQYNSDQNQNLNWETYKKVTYSFIDEDKDDGDDSDMKTYKEMMQRDKRRWETADKNKDNQLSKEEFTDFLHPEESAHMHDVVIVETLEDIDKDNDGKISLKEYIGDMYSGSEEDEPDWVKNEREQFSTYRDKNKDGVMDKEEVQEWILPSDYNDSEAEAKHLIYESDENKDGKLSKEEILNSYDLFVGSQATDFGGALNRHDEF from the exons atgaaagcTAGAAAGATGCTCTTCCTTATTTTTACcgttgttttaagtttttgtacTGCAGTACCTCATCCAGAAAGTGGAAAACGAGTAGTAGACAag cCATTGAGTAATCAAGAGCATTATGGTGATAATGAAGTACACAATAAGGAATATGATCACGAGGCTTTTCTTGGAGAAGAAGAAGCAAGGAAATTTGAGCAACTCACACCTGAAGAAAGTAAAGAAAGGCTTGGAAAAATAGTTGATAAAATTGACAAAGACAAA gACAGTTTTGTGTCAGAAAGTGAATTGAAAGAATGGATCAAATATACTCAAATGAAATACATCATGGAAGACGTTGATAGGCAGTGGGATCAATATAATTCAGATCAGAACCAAAACCTTAATTGGGAAACTTATAAAAAGGTTACTTACAGTTTCATAGatg AAGACAAAGATGATGGTGATGATAGTGACATGAAAACATATAAAGAAATGATGCAGCGTGACAAGCGTCGATGGGAAACTGctgacaaaaataaagataatcaGTTGTCCAAGGAAGAATTTACTGATTTTCTCCATCCTGAAGAATCTGCTCACATGCATGATGTAGTCATTGTGGAAACTCTGGAAGACATTGACAAAGATAATGatggaaaaatttctttgaaagaatacatag GAGATATGTACAGTGGAAGTGAAGAAGATGAGCCAGACTGGGTTAAAAATGAGAGAGAACAGTTCTCCACTTATAGGGATAAAAACAAGGATGGTGTCATGGATAAAGAAGAGGTTCAAGAATGGATACTGCCAAGTGATTACAATGATAGTGAAGCTGAAGCAAAACACTTGATTTATGAATCTGATGAAAACAAA GATGGAAAGTTATCAAAAGAAGAAATACTGAACAGTTATGATCTGTTTGTCGGAAGTCAAGCGACAGATTTTGGCGGAGCTTTAAACCGCCATGatgaattttaa